The proteins below come from a single Maylandia zebra isolate NMK-2024a linkage group LG23, Mzebra_GT3a, whole genome shotgun sequence genomic window:
- the tmed5 gene encoding transmembrane emp24 domain-containing protein 5 — protein sequence MALTMKMVRLFLCVLSVFVSLVSERLVVLAAFSQSLDSDFTFTLPAGRKECFYQTMKNDASLEIEYQVLDGAGLDVDFTVFSPSGQMLFSDYHKSDGVHTIDTEEGDYMFCFDNTFSSVSEKLIFFELILDNMDTDEDPDDWKEYVQGTDILDMKLEDIMDTINNVKARLGKSSQIQTLLRAFEARDRNIQESNFERVNFWSVVNLIAMVLVSGVQVYLVRSLFEDKRKIRT from the exons ATGGCTTTGACCATGAAGATGGTCCGGCTATTTTTGTGTGTCCTGTCCGTGTTTGTCTCACTGGTCTCGGAGAGGTTAGTGGTGCTGGCTGCCTTCTCTCAGTCTCTTGACAGCGACTTCACGTTCACTCTGCCCGCCGGTCGAAAGGAGTGCTTCTACCAGACCATGAAGAATGATGCCTCACTGGAGATTGAATATCAG GTGTTAGATGGTGCAGGCCTTGATGTAGACTTCACTGTCTTCTCTCCATCGGGCCAAATGCTATTCAGTGACTACCACAAGTCTGATGGTGTCCACAC CATAGACACTGAGGAGGGAGACTACATGTTCTGCTTTGACAACACGTTCAGCTCAGTCTCTGAGAAGCTCATCTTCTTCGAGTTGATCCTGGACAACATGGATACAGATGAAGACCCAGATGACTGGAAGGAGTACGTCCAGGGAACAGACATCCTGGACATGAAGCTGGAAGACATTATG GACACCATCAACAATGTGAAGGCTCGGCTGGGaaaaagctctcagatccaGACGCTTCTGCGAGCGTTCGAGGCTCGTGACCGAAACATCCAGGAGAGTAACTTTGAAAGGGTGAACTTTTGGTCAGTGGTCAATCTCATTGCTATGGTTCTGGTCTCGGGGGTTCAGGTCTACCTAGTCCGCTCGCTGTTTGAAGATAAACGGAAAATTCGAACATAA